From Lawsonia intracellularis PHE/MN1-00, the proteins below share one genomic window:
- a CDS encoding phosphatidylserine decarboxylase family protein: protein MGKTNLGIDQEGFPYIAIFAFSSLIFAILGWWLLAVLCLIGTIFCGHFFRDPERIIPTEANIAVSPADGKIIRIEPRQDPISGESHTCISIFMNICNVHVNRSPIKGQIEAIQYVQGHFLNASLDKAAKENEHCSYLLRDQDGKQWVVVQIAGLIARRIVCRTKEGDILNRGERFGIIRFGSRVDLYLPEEYTPTVNLGNKVIAGETILAKKNQE, encoded by the coding sequence ATGGGTAAAACAAACTTAGGTATTGATCAAGAAGGATTCCCCTATATTGCTATTTTTGCTTTTTCATCACTCATTTTTGCTATATTAGGCTGGTGGCTTTTGGCTGTTCTTTGTTTAATAGGGACAATATTTTGTGGCCACTTTTTCCGTGATCCAGAAAGAATTATACCAACAGAAGCAAATATTGCCGTTAGTCCTGCAGACGGTAAAATTATTCGTATTGAACCTCGACAAGATCCTATTAGTGGAGAAAGTCATACTTGTATTAGTATTTTTATGAATATATGTAATGTACATGTAAACCGCTCACCAATAAAAGGACAAATTGAAGCAATTCAATATGTACAAGGTCACTTTCTTAATGCATCCTTAGATAAGGCAGCTAAAGAAAATGAACATTGTTCTTACCTCCTTAGGGATCAAGATGGTAAGCAATGGGTAGTTGTTCAAATTGCAGGCCTTATTGCTCGACGTATTGTTTGTCGTACCAAAGAAGGAGATATTTTAAATCGAGGGGAACGATTTGGGATCATCCGATTTGGCTCACGTGTTGATTTATACTTACCAGAAGAATATACTCCTACAGTTAATCTTGGAAATAAAGTTATAGCTGGAGAAACTATCTTAGCAAAAAAAAATCAAGAATAG
- the pssA gene encoding CDP-diacylglycerol--serine O-phosphatidyltransferase, whose protein sequence is MQEKKITPKGVYILPNIFTLASLFLAFIGMIQVIGNKFHICALIILGSAVLDGLDGKIARLTNTSSEFGVQLDSLVDLVAFGVTPAFLAWKFGLEQFGKLGICISFLFIACTALRLARFNISTSILCKKFFVGLPCPTGGCSLALFILFTPYLPNFFNKILPHILLTLTFILSLLMVSRIRYFSFKEYGFLKTHTFSSMVTALLLFVLLLSEPAVMGFILCIIYLLSGPIYTYIFLPKRSYPLGKIDLL, encoded by the coding sequence ATGCAAGAAAAAAAAATCACTCCTAAAGGGGTATATATCCTACCAAATATTTTTACTCTAGCTAGTTTATTCTTAGCCTTTATTGGTATGATACAAGTTATAGGGAATAAATTTCATATATGTGCACTTATTATTCTTGGTAGTGCTGTTTTAGATGGGTTAGACGGGAAAATAGCTAGGCTTACAAATACATCTAGTGAATTTGGTGTACAACTAGATTCTCTTGTAGACCTTGTAGCATTTGGTGTCACACCTGCATTTTTAGCATGGAAATTTGGCTTAGAACAATTTGGTAAACTTGGGATTTGTATCTCATTTCTTTTTATTGCTTGTACAGCACTAAGATTAGCACGTTTTAATATTTCTACATCAATTCTATGTAAAAAATTTTTTGTTGGGCTACCTTGCCCAACAGGAGGATGTTCTCTAGCATTGTTTATCCTATTTACACCATACCTTCCTAATTTTTTTAATAAAATACTTCCACACATACTACTTACACTTACTTTTATTCTTTCTTTACTTATGGTTAGTCGAATAAGATACTTTTCTTTTAAAGAATATGGATTTTTAAAAACACATACTTTTAGCTCTATGGTTACTGCTTTACTTCTTTTTGTATTACTTTTATCAGAGCCAGCAGTTATGGGTTTTATCCTATGCATAATATATTTATTATCTGGCCCAATCTATACATATATTTTCCTACCTAAACGTAGTTATCCTTTAGGGAAAATTGATCTTCTTTAA
- the nth gene encoding endonuclease III, which produces MIKENTIKKQRAACVLSLLKKRYPTFETHLVASNPWELLIATILSAQCTDARVNQVTPILFTRWPDPSALALAMLEEVEQVIRTTGFYKSKAKHIIETAKRIMYNYNGVVPQTMDELITLPGVARKTANVVLWGGFGINVGIAVDTHVKRISYRLGLTANKDPSLVEKDLMNLFPQSEWGAINHRMVWFGRHVCKAKNPLCTLCEMNTFCPHNGIK; this is translated from the coding sequence ATGATAAAAGAAAATACAATAAAAAAGCAGCGTGCAGCTTGTGTATTATCACTATTAAAAAAAAGATATCCTACCTTTGAAACACATTTAGTAGCAAGCAATCCTTGGGAGTTACTAATAGCAACAATTTTATCAGCACAGTGTACAGATGCACGTGTTAATCAAGTTACTCCTATTTTATTCACACGTTGGCCTGACCCTTCTGCTTTAGCTTTAGCAATGTTAGAGGAGGTTGAACAAGTAATAAGAACAACAGGTTTTTATAAAAGTAAAGCAAAGCATATTATAGAAACAGCTAAACGTATTATGTATAATTATAATGGAGTAGTACCACAGACTATGGATGAACTTATCACTCTTCCAGGAGTAGCACGTAAAACTGCTAATGTTGTTCTTTGGGGTGGATTTGGTATTAATGTTGGTATTGCTGTTGATACACATGTAAAGCGTATTTCCTATCGTTTAGGTTTAACAGCAAATAAAGATCCATCTTTGGTTGAGAAAGATTTAATGAATTTGTTCCCCCAAAGTGAATGGGGTGCTATAAATCATAGAATGGTTTGGTTTGGTAGGCATGTATGTAAAGCAAAAAATCCACTATGTACTCTTTGTGAAATGAATACATTTTGTCCACATAATGGTATAAAATAG
- the cutA gene encoding divalent-cation tolerance protein CutA has translation MVILVYITAPNENEAEYLATMLVKQKVAACVNIIPKVQSVYLWGNSIHKDNEVILLVKTIESHFNKIKEIVCSIHSYDTPCIIALPIILGENKFLAWVEDTVKEEH, from the coding sequence TTGGTTATACTTGTTTACATCACAGCACCAAATGAAAATGAGGCAGAGTATCTTGCGACTATGTTAGTAAAACAAAAAGTTGCTGCCTGTGTAAACATTATCCCTAAAGTACAGTCTGTTTATCTATGGGGAAATAGCATTCATAAAGATAATGAAGTTATTTTATTAGTGAAAACTATTGAATCCCACTTTAACAAGATAAAAGAAATTGTATGTAGCATCCACAGTTATGATACCCCTTGTATTATTGCACTGCCTATTATCTTAGGAGAGAATAAGTTTCTTGCCTGGGTAGAAGATACAGTCAAAGAGGAGCATTAA
- a CDS encoding carbohydrate kinase family protein has translation MIYIAGSLAYDKIMNFPGKFEEHILADKLHVLNVCFLINGLIEKRGGTAGNIAYTLSLMNEKSYILSSVGTDFENYEKFLSSLKLPLDGIRKIPDTLTAVAYITTDQSNNQITGFYPAAMNFPCLYDLPQLNKMHDWAIISPTNIEDMQKLPTIFYEKQIKYIFDPGQQLPVLSKDDLLNAITGSSILVTNDYEFEMICKKTDKTRAELRSLTGAIITTLGDQGALIHTDKEISIGIAVPNKIMDPTGAGDAFRAGLLKGLIHNLDIVESAYLGSTAASFCIENSGTQEHTFTYTTFSERYKKAFNEYPTLSW, from the coding sequence ATGATCTATATTGCTGGTTCATTAGCTTATGACAAGATAATGAATTTCCCAGGGAAATTTGAAGAGCATATTTTAGCAGATAAACTCCATGTTCTTAATGTATGTTTCTTAATAAATGGACTTATAGAAAAACGTGGGGGAACAGCTGGAAATATTGCATATACCCTTTCTCTTATGAATGAAAAGTCTTATATCCTTTCTTCAGTAGGAACTGACTTTGAAAATTATGAAAAATTTTTATCATCCTTAAAATTACCTCTTGATGGGATCAGAAAAATTCCAGATACACTAACAGCTGTAGCCTACATCACAACAGATCAAAGTAATAACCAAATAACAGGATTTTATCCTGCAGCTATGAACTTCCCATGCCTATATGACTTACCTCAGCTTAACAAAATGCATGATTGGGCTATTATTTCTCCAACAAATATAGAAGACATGCAAAAACTACCAACTATCTTCTATGAAAAACAAATAAAATATATTTTTGATCCTGGTCAACAACTTCCAGTCCTTTCTAAGGATGATCTTTTAAATGCAATCACAGGATCATCTATTCTTGTAACTAATGACTATGAATTTGAAATGATTTGTAAAAAAACAGATAAAACAAGAGCTGAATTACGCTCTCTAACAGGAGCAATTATTACTACACTTGGTGATCAAGGGGCATTAATACATACAGATAAAGAAATATCTATTGGAATTGCAGTTCCTAATAAAATTATGGACCCTACTGGTGCTGGAGATGCCTTTCGTGCTGGACTTCTAAAGGGCTTAATACATAATTTGGATATAGTAGAGTCTGCATATCTTGGTTCGACTGCAGCCAGCTTTTGTATAGAAAATAGTGGAACACAAGAACATACATTTACTTATACTACATTTTCAGAGAGATACAAAAAAGCGTTTAATGAATATCCCACACTATCTTGGTAG
- a CDS encoding 3-phosphoshikimate 1-carboxyvinyltransferase has product MIKKDILYQDITLDRNNNNNKEKKIAITNSHQIYNKNNVLTNLLSLDKEIITLLAKRAHLLSKLPKTGLSAHEKQLRISWEKSVTMLSKDPQFTRQLFTLIQGIEVIPEAIEQISAFCLSPKNKPVNIVLPIPSCFRTTQLNIAMAVCSNSEGTLQHVLLNDPIIECIKAFNQLGASLHWEESGCIICSNPNFTRKHYKKSIQIDTVIHIGNDTLSLYLLIFFIATCPARVKFIGKNSLKLADFSPLRKFLPMIGSRLINIIPGQDGLPIRIESSAILPSEIIIPTDLPVDAVIALFIAATRWDKELLIDIKEHPNVTYILDKIIPLFEQWQIPFQKIIFNKQVTAISITPNKITFPENPMIGTYVPGTATLLALPAFVGGTVTLKRQYQQHTDICLLIEVLTQFGLNITETADTICCTGRQIGLTSSSLNIKTLPKELFPLILTLLCIPLLKSETNLLPELPDYVDESILDSYLAQLGLVRMGSKVKLISPTQTPWTSPSDTWGLAISLAAFLRPQIKLSNPGCVEAIYPNYWKIYNKLPTGDYTMQSSKKYSPTPVELSETKKVNRRRIITE; this is encoded by the coding sequence GTGATAAAAAAAGACATTTTATACCAAGACATTACATTAGATAGAAATAATAATAATAATAAAGAAAAAAAAATAGCTATAACAAATAGCCACCAAATATACAATAAAAACAATGTATTAACAAACCTACTTTCACTTGATAAAGAAATTATTACCCTACTTGCTAAGCGAGCACATTTACTTTCAAAACTTCCAAAAACAGGTTTATCAGCCCATGAGAAACAACTACGTATTTCATGGGAAAAAAGTGTTACAATGCTCAGTAAAGATCCACAGTTTACTCGTCAACTGTTTACCTTAATTCAAGGAATTGAAGTCATACCAGAAGCTATAGAACAGATTTCTGCTTTCTGCCTTTCACCAAAAAATAAACCTGTGAATATTGTATTACCAATACCATCATGTTTTCGAACAACACAGTTAAACATTGCAATGGCTGTCTGTTCTAATTCTGAAGGGACATTACAACATGTATTACTAAATGACCCTATCATAGAATGCATAAAAGCATTTAACCAATTAGGTGCATCTCTCCACTGGGAAGAATCTGGCTGTATTATTTGTAGTAACCCAAACTTTACAAGAAAACATTATAAAAAGTCTATACAAATAGATACAGTTATACATATAGGTAATGATACCTTATCCTTATACCTCCTTATTTTTTTTATAGCTACTTGTCCAGCACGAGTTAAGTTTATAGGGAAAAACTCTCTTAAACTTGCAGACTTTTCACCTTTACGTAAATTTCTTCCTATGATTGGTTCTAGACTTATAAATATTATTCCTGGGCAAGATGGGCTTCCTATAAGAATTGAATCTTCAGCAATACTTCCATCTGAAATTATAATCCCTACAGATTTACCTGTTGATGCTGTTATTGCTTTGTTTATTGCTGCAACACGGTGGGATAAAGAGCTACTTATTGATATTAAAGAACATCCTAATGTAACATATATTTTAGATAAGATAATTCCACTATTTGAACAGTGGCAAATACCTTTTCAAAAAATTATATTCAATAAACAAGTTACAGCAATATCTATTACTCCAAATAAAATAACTTTTCCTGAAAATCCAATGATAGGAACATACGTCCCTGGGACAGCAACATTACTGGCCCTACCTGCATTTGTTGGAGGAACAGTTACTTTAAAACGCCAGTACCAACAACATACCGATATTTGTTTATTAATAGAAGTATTAACTCAATTTGGTCTTAATATTACAGAAACAGCAGATACAATTTGCTGTACAGGAAGACAAATAGGTCTCACTTCCTCTTCTTTGAATATAAAGACACTTCCTAAAGAACTATTTCCACTTATACTCACATTACTATGCATTCCATTACTCAAAAGTGAAACAAACCTTCTTCCAGAGCTTCCTGACTATGTTGATGAATCAATCCTAGACAGTTATTTAGCACAACTTGGACTTGTCAGAATGGGTTCAAAAGTAAAACTTATTTCACCAACACAAACACCTTGGACTAGTCCTTCAGACACATGGGGATTAGCTATCTCTTTAGCAGCCTTTTTACGCCCACAAATTAAACTTAGTAATCCTGGATGTGTAGAAGCTATTTATCCTAACTACTGGAAAATATATAACAAACTACCAACAGGAGATTATACAATGCAATCTTCTAAAAAATATTCCCCAACACCTGTTGAACTATCTGAAACAAAAAAAGTTAATCGACGTAGAATTATTACTGAATAA
- the thiD gene encoding bifunctional hydroxymethylpyrimidine kinase/phosphomethylpyrimidine kinase, giving the protein MGKSSPSNPPCILTIAGSDSGGGAGIQADLKTIAILGGFGLSVITALTAQNGLGVTGIHTPDPSFIELQLNTIYKGFFVNVLKTGMLFSVPIIEIVKNIIKKQQTLAVIDPVCVSQSGYQLLEHTAIDALRTHILPLAMLVTPNKPEAELLTEMQIESEKDIYIAGKRLIDMGAKAVLIKGGHFYKNNLVTNYVDWYIEKNSTNPIPLSQPAIKTKNNHGTGCTLSAAIATYIGLGLELKKAILQAQTYLNYCLKFSYTPGKGIGPPNHTAWLNRKL; this is encoded by the coding sequence ATGGGAAAAAGTTCACCATCAAATCCACCATGCATACTCACTATTGCAGGTTCTGATTCAGGTGGAGGTGCTGGCATTCAGGCAGATCTTAAAACTATTGCTATTCTTGGTGGATTTGGTTTAAGTGTTATTACCGCTCTTACCGCACAAAATGGACTTGGAGTTACAGGTATTCATACACCAGATCCAAGCTTTATAGAACTCCAACTTAATACTATTTACAAAGGTTTTTTTGTAAATGTGTTAAAAACAGGAATGCTCTTTTCTGTTCCTATTATTGAAATAGTTAAAAATATCATAAAAAAACAACAGACTCTAGCAGTAATTGATCCTGTATGTGTAAGTCAAAGTGGATACCAACTACTAGAACATACTGCTATAGATGCATTAAGAACTCATATTCTGCCTCTAGCAATGTTGGTTACTCCAAATAAACCTGAAGCAGAACTTCTTACAGAAATGCAAATAGAATCTGAAAAAGACATCTATATTGCTGGTAAAAGACTCATTGATATGGGAGCAAAAGCTGTTCTTATTAAAGGTGGCCATTTTTATAAAAATAACTTAGTAACTAATTATGTTGATTGGTATATTGAAAAAAATAGTACTAATCCAATACCTCTTTCTCAACCAGCTATAAAAACAAAAAATAATCATGGAACAGGCTGTACCCTTTCTGCAGCAATAGCTACCTATATTGGCCTTGGGTTAGAACTAAAAAAAGCAATTCTACAAGCACAAACCTATTTAAACTATTGCCTCAAGTTTAGTTATACTCCAGGGAAAGGTATAGGGCCACCTAATCATACAGCATGGCTCAATAGAAAACTATAA
- a CDS encoding ferredoxin, with protein sequence MAWSVIVDPDKCTSCGECIDVCPVEVFEMMDEKSVPVNEEECIGCESCVEVCEFSAITVSEM encoded by the coding sequence ATGGCTTGGAGTGTTATTGTTGATCCTGATAAATGTACTTCTTGTGGTGAATGTATAGATGTTTGCCCAGTAGAAGTTTTCGAAATGATGGATGAAAAATCTGTTCCTGTTAATGAAGAAGAATGTATTGGTTGTGAATCTTGCGTAGAAGTATGCGAGTTTAGCGCTATTACCGTTAGTGAAATGTAA
- a CDS encoding tetratricopeptide repeat protein yields MILTYWGNIFDHFFLGIFSFIIFSCCGCESNTSLNNLTEAYQYIEKKEWSAAERYLELYLHEEERLDLRFEAWNKLLEVGGYLTYNDSWMISCLEEMYSEFEDQPEQIKSVLWRLALAYDRIRNYNKSMEYWEKLFIQPGLSVEQQANILRKLASSSVKIHRFDIANNYLKNCLELPLSSTNRLECLLDRADVASSMGLFDEGASYALLVLESDEASIELKGKAGFILADIKEQQGNIQKAIELFKSIREYYPNAMVVDQRLQLLQAKNKH; encoded by the coding sequence ATGATATTAACTTATTGGGGAAATATTTTTGACCACTTTTTTCTAGGTATATTTTCTTTTATAATTTTTAGTTGTTGTGGCTGCGAATCTAATACTTCCCTTAATAATCTTACAGAAGCTTATCAGTATATAGAAAAAAAAGAGTGGAGTGCAGCAGAAAGGTATCTTGAATTATACTTGCATGAGGAAGAAAGATTAGATTTACGTTTTGAGGCATGGAACAAACTTTTAGAAGTTGGCGGTTACCTTACATATAATGATAGTTGGATGATTAGTTGCTTAGAAGAAATGTATAGTGAATTTGAAGACCAGCCTGAACAAATAAAGTCTGTATTATGGCGTTTAGCATTAGCATATGATCGTATTAGAAATTATAATAAATCTATGGAATATTGGGAGAAACTTTTTATTCAGCCAGGATTATCTGTTGAACAGCAGGCAAACATTCTTCGTAAGTTGGCAAGTAGTAGTGTTAAAATACATCGTTTTGATATAGCAAATAATTATCTTAAAAATTGTTTAGAATTACCACTATCTTCAACTAACCGACTAGAATGCTTATTAGATAGAGCAGATGTTGCTTCTTCAATGGGGCTTTTTGATGAAGGTGCATCTTATGCTTTACTTGTTTTAGAGTCAGACGAAGCTTCAATTGAATTAAAAGGTAAGGCAGGATTTATCCTTGCAGATATTAAAGAACAACAAGGTAATATTCAAAAAGCAATAGAACTATTTAAATCTATAAGGGAATATTATCCTAATGCAATGGTTGTTGATCAGAGATTACAATTATTACAAGCAAAGAATAAGCATTAA
- the gyrA gene encoding DNA gyrase subunit A, with protein sequence MSQTEHHISIEQEMRKSYLEYSLSVIIGRAIPDVRDGLKPVHRRILFAQQELGNSYTRPPKKCARIVGDVIGKYHPHGDSAVYDALVRMAQDFSMRDPLEEGQGNFGSIDGDAPAAMRYTEVRMSRLASEFLSDIDKETVDFRPNYDNSLEEPIVLPTKVPNLLLNGSSGIAVGMATNIPPHNLGELCNALLKIIDDPDVPIDNLLNIIHGPDFPTGGFIYVGQGLYDAYTKGRGTVKVRGKVEIEERKKGAQSIVIREIPFGLNKSSLVEKIAILVNERKIDGIADLRDESDRKGIRVVIELKKGVIPEIIINALYKFTPLETSFGINMLAVVDNRPQLLTIKSALTYFLDHRREVIVRRTRFELNKAEARLHILIGLIHALDHIDEVVNLIRSSSTPAEAKIRLIERFSLSEIQAQSILDMRLQRLTGLEREKLEEEMHELQTKIAWYESILGDTKILWGVIRDEVTGIKEMYTTPRRTEVIRETLTNIEIEDLIPDDDVVITLSRRGYIKRTNLAIYQQQRRGGKGVAGLHTSEDDFVQEFITTTNHQFLLLFTNKGRMHQLKVHQVPEGSRTAKGTHIANIVPLEKEEWVTTILTVREFSDNKFFLFATRKGMVKRSSASYYARSRRTGLLAVGLREDDELIMVKEVTNNDFIVLATAEGFAIRFSCEDVRNMGRGAAGVKGIALRPGDSVVACLILQEKQDTPAIMTVSNLGYGKRTSIDLYRVQTRGGKGIINFKVTQKTGLVIGAKPVSDDNALVLLTSTNKIIRMSVDEVRSAGRATMGVRLVKLDDGAYVVGFDTVDGTVDDSCDDATINT encoded by the coding sequence ATGTCGCAAACAGAACACCATATATCTATAGAACAGGAAATGAGAAAATCTTATTTGGAGTATTCACTCAGTGTTATCATTGGGCGTGCTATTCCTGATGTTCGTGATGGACTTAAACCTGTACATCGACGTATTTTGTTTGCACAACAAGAACTGGGAAATAGTTATACACGTCCACCTAAAAAGTGTGCTCGTATTGTTGGTGATGTCATTGGTAAATATCATCCTCATGGTGATAGTGCTGTTTATGATGCACTTGTACGTATGGCACAAGATTTTTCTATGAGAGACCCTCTTGAAGAAGGTCAGGGCAATTTTGGCTCTATTGATGGTGATGCACCAGCGGCTATGCGATATACAGAAGTCCGCATGTCACGATTAGCAAGTGAGTTCCTATCAGATATTGATAAAGAAACTGTTGATTTTCGCCCTAACTATGACAACTCATTAGAGGAGCCTATTGTATTACCAACAAAAGTTCCTAATTTGTTACTAAATGGTTCTTCTGGAATTGCTGTTGGTATGGCTACGAATATTCCACCGCATAATCTTGGGGAGCTTTGTAATGCTCTCTTAAAAATTATTGATGATCCAGATGTTCCTATTGATAATCTTTTAAACATTATACATGGTCCTGATTTCCCAACAGGTGGTTTTATATATGTGGGGCAAGGTCTTTATGATGCTTATACAAAAGGTCGTGGAACAGTTAAAGTTCGTGGGAAAGTAGAAATTGAAGAGAGAAAAAAAGGAGCTCAATCTATTGTTATTAGAGAAATTCCTTTTGGTTTGAATAAATCTAGTCTGGTAGAAAAAATAGCAATATTAGTTAATGAGCGAAAAATTGATGGGATTGCAGACTTACGAGATGAGTCTGATCGTAAAGGAATCCGTGTAGTTATTGAACTTAAGAAAGGTGTTATTCCTGAGATTATTATTAATGCATTATATAAATTTACACCACTAGAAACTTCTTTTGGTATTAATATGCTAGCTGTTGTAGATAACCGTCCTCAACTTTTAACTATAAAAAGTGCATTAACATACTTTCTTGATCATAGACGTGAAGTAATAGTACGTCGTACTCGTTTTGAACTTAACAAAGCAGAAGCAAGATTACATATTTTAATTGGTCTTATTCATGCTCTTGATCATATAGATGAAGTTGTAAACTTAATACGAAGTTCTTCTACTCCTGCAGAAGCAAAAATACGACTTATAGAACGTTTTTCTCTTTCTGAAATTCAAGCACAATCTATCTTAGATATGCGTTTACAACGGTTAACAGGTTTAGAAAGAGAAAAATTAGAAGAAGAGATGCATGAGTTACAAACAAAAATTGCTTGGTATGAATCAATCCTTGGAGATACAAAAATTCTTTGGGGTGTTATCCGTGACGAAGTTACTGGAATCAAAGAAATGTATACAACCCCTCGTCGTACAGAAGTAATACGTGAAACCCTTACAAATATAGAAATTGAAGATCTTATTCCTGATGATGATGTTGTAATTACACTTTCTAGAAGAGGATATATTAAACGAACAAATCTTGCAATTTATCAACAACAACGTAGAGGAGGAAAAGGTGTTGCAGGACTTCATACAAGTGAAGATGATTTTGTACAAGAGTTTATAACAACAACAAATCATCAATTTTTATTGCTTTTTACTAATAAAGGAAGAATGCATCAATTAAAGGTTCATCAAGTTCCAGAGGGTAGTCGTACAGCAAAAGGGACACATATAGCAAATATAGTCCCATTAGAAAAAGAAGAATGGGTGACAACAATCCTGACTGTAAGAGAATTTTCAGACAATAAGTTTTTTCTTTTTGCCACACGTAAAGGGATGGTAAAACGATCAAGTGCTTCTTATTATGCTAGGTCTCGTAGAACAGGTTTACTTGCTGTTGGACTACGCGAAGATGATGAACTGATTATGGTTAAAGAGGTTACTAATAATGACTTTATTGTTCTTGCAACAGCAGAAGGTTTTGCTATTCGTTTTAGTTGTGAGGATGTTCGTAATATGGGTCGAGGAGCAGCTGGAGTAAAGGGTATTGCTTTACGCCCTGGAGATTCGGTTGTTGCTTGCCTTATTCTTCAAGAAAAACAAGATACACCAGCAATTATGACTGTATCTAATCTTGGTTATGGTAAACGTACCAGTATTGATCTTTATAGAGTTCAAACTCGTGGCGGCAAAGGAATCATTAATTTTAAGGTGACACAAAAAACTGGTCTTGTTATAGGAGCTAAACCAGTTTCTGATGATAATGCTCTTGTTTTACTTACCTCTACAAATAAAATAATCCGTATGAGTGTTGATGAAGTTCGTTCTGCCGGTAGAGCTACTATGGGGGTGAGACTAGTGAAATTAGATGATGGAGCATATGTTGTTGGTTTTGATACAGTAGATGGCACAGTAGATGATAGTTGTGATGATGCCACAATCAATACTTAG